The following are from one region of the Salinirussus salinus genome:
- a CDS encoding DUF7094 domain-containing protein: MSALPGPRLLALVGLLAVGLLAAGAGAGAVAPPDRAALDPAEGAGAVVTLTDTPNQATPGGVTRRTYAQADLDVASAVSVGAARIGGRHAELTLDERLEGAGPGPGQLGVVTDTLTGIEDRLDRLDDRQRQLLTAYGEDEVSTRTFLRRLGMVRVAAAQERALLEHVSERTAGSTSLSLPVETQTRVARLRGTLVALPTPVVDQVVDGTTGVDDPGTVYLQAASDGLVAATVEDGTYLRQATLRADRSPGEPNQFTSITRAYDRAGELYPWVFENAIGSPSLSGFGDSSVYLVEASHPQGDLRAYLDGATRNVFHETQANAPEAMPVSLTRTASGDDLRLRVNATHPTGPMWVTVTRPGGANATAVDATVRIDGQRVGTTGSDGRLLTLQPAGSFRVNATAGPANVTLSGP; encoded by the coding sequence ATGAGCGCCCTCCCAGGTCCCCGGTTGCTCGCTCTCGTCGGTCTCCTCGCCGTCGGCCTCCTCGCCGCGGGCGCCGGAGCCGGCGCGGTCGCCCCCCCTGACCGGGCCGCGCTCGACCCCGCCGAGGGAGCCGGCGCGGTCGTGACGCTCACCGACACGCCGAACCAGGCGACACCCGGCGGCGTCACGCGGCGGACATACGCGCAGGCCGACCTCGACGTCGCGAGCGCGGTCTCGGTCGGCGCGGCCCGGATCGGCGGTCGGCACGCGGAGCTCACCCTCGACGAACGGCTCGAAGGCGCCGGCCCGGGCCCGGGACAGCTCGGCGTGGTCACCGACACGCTGACCGGTATCGAGGACCGGCTCGACCGGCTCGACGACCGCCAGCGACAGCTGCTGACCGCCTACGGCGAGGACGAGGTCTCCACCCGGACGTTCCTCCGCCGGCTGGGGATGGTCCGGGTCGCCGCCGCGCAGGAACGCGCGCTTCTGGAGCACGTGAGCGAGCGGACCGCGGGGTCGACAAGCCTCTCGCTTCCGGTCGAGACACAGACCCGTGTCGCCCGCCTCCGCGGGACGCTCGTCGCTCTCCCCACCCCCGTCGTCGACCAGGTCGTCGACGGCACGACCGGCGTCGACGACCCGGGGACGGTCTACCTCCAGGCCGCCAGCGACGGGCTCGTGGCCGCGACCGTCGAGGACGGGACCTACCTCCGGCAGGCGACGCTCCGGGCGGACCGCTCCCCCGGCGAGCCAAACCAGTTCACCAGCATCACCCGCGCCTACGACCGCGCGGGCGAGCTCTACCCGTGGGTGTTCGAGAACGCTATCGGCAGCCCGAGCCTGAGCGGGTTCGGGGACTCGTCGGTCTATCTCGTCGAGGCCTCCCACCCGCAGGGTGACCTCCGCGCGTATCTCGACGGCGCGACCCGGAACGTCTTCCACGAGACCCAGGCGAACGCGCCGGAGGCCATGCCGGTGTCGCTGACGCGGACCGCGAGCGGCGACGACCTCCGGCTCCGGGTCAACGCGACCCACCCGACGGGGCCGATGTGGGTCACCGTCACGCGCCCCGGCGGAGCGAACGCCACCGCGGTGGACGCGACGGTCCGTATCGACGGGCAGCGCGTCGGCACCACCGGTTCGGACGGCCGCCTCCTGACGCTCCAGCCCGCCGGTAGCTTCCGGGTGAACGCCACGGCCGGGCCCGCGAACGTGACGCTGTCGGGGCCGTAG
- a CDS encoding helix-turn-helix transcriptional regulator, with the protein MSSGFRLALIALLIPLVASAGVVGQAGGQSGAATPWVENTTLEVQLQPDGDARWSVSASYDLSTPNRTAAFRTLAEEFTAGETDELGLSAFERAANASAAVTDREMEVTDVDRAASPESAIENGTGRLTLSFTWTNFARVERDRLTVGDVFETPGGTWLPGIDDGQRLVLRPPAGYAVFSASPNVPAPQNGTLVWTGPATFGEDSFSVTFTGNPGTSSPTDTPGGPGGPGPQGSGDLFWVLVATLTLGAGAAVVYVVVQRNGGEHGPGPVAADDSGDGATAASAGGDDGGAGAGAATDDADGEELDEELLSDEERVERLLERNGGRMKQATIVKETGWSNAKVSQLLSAMEEEGRVDKLRIGRENLISFPDEDVTDLDDRG; encoded by the coding sequence ATGTCATCGGGGTTTCGCCTCGCCCTGATAGCCCTCCTCATCCCCCTCGTCGCATCAGCGGGCGTGGTCGGACAGGCCGGCGGCCAGTCCGGCGCCGCCACCCCGTGGGTCGAGAACACGACCCTCGAGGTACAGCTCCAGCCCGACGGCGACGCCCGCTGGTCGGTCTCGGCGTCGTACGACCTCTCGACGCCGAACCGGACGGCCGCGTTCCGGACGCTGGCCGAGGAGTTCACCGCCGGCGAGACCGACGAACTCGGACTGTCGGCGTTCGAGCGGGCGGCGAACGCCTCCGCCGCGGTGACGGACCGCGAGATGGAGGTTACCGACGTCGACCGGGCCGCCTCGCCGGAGTCGGCCATCGAGAACGGGACCGGGCGGCTGACTCTCTCGTTCACCTGGACGAACTTCGCCCGGGTCGAGCGCGACAGGCTGACCGTCGGGGACGTCTTCGAGACGCCCGGCGGGACCTGGCTCCCCGGAATCGACGACGGGCAGCGGCTCGTGCTCCGTCCGCCTGCCGGCTACGCCGTCTTCAGTGCCAGCCCCAACGTCCCCGCTCCACAGAACGGCACGCTCGTCTGGACCGGGCCAGCGACCTTCGGGGAGGACAGCTTCTCGGTGACGTTCACCGGGAACCCCGGGACGTCGTCACCGACCGACACGCCGGGCGGGCCCGGCGGGCCGGGCCCGCAGGGAAGCGGTGACCTGTTCTGGGTGCTCGTTGCCACGCTGACCCTCGGGGCGGGCGCTGCGGTGGTCTACGTCGTCGTTCAGCGCAACGGCGGCGAGCACGGACCCGGGCCGGTGGCGGCCGACGACAGCGGCGACGGCGCAACAGCCGCGTCGGCGGGCGGCGACGACGGCGGGGCGGGCGCGGGGGCGGCGACCGATGACGCGGACGGGGAGGAACTCGACGAGGAGCTGCTGAGCGACGAGGAGCGCGTCGAGCGGCTGCTCGAGCGAAACGGCGGCCGGATGAAACAGGCCACCATCGTCAAGGAGACCGGCTGGTCGAACGCGAAGGTCTCGCAGCTACTCTCTGCCATGGAGGAGGAGGGACGGGTCGACAAGCTCCGGATCGGGCGGGAGAACCTCATCTCTTTCCCCGACGAGGACGTGACCGACCTCGACGACCGGGGGTAG
- a CDS encoding heme-binding protein → MPDRRDPPPTDEGWYVLHDFRTVDWDAWRSTPERDRRRAVEEAVDHLQSTAAVEDAEDGASAVYSVLGHKADLLLLHMRPSTADIGALERRFEATDFAEFTERATSFVSVTEASGYSERARDYFTGDLDEDSGLYNYIQTRLKPAVPDATHVCFYPMDKRRQPDQNWYDLSFEERAEHMDAHGDIGRDHAGQVQQMITGAIAIDDWEWGVTLWGDDLTDMKDLLYEMRFDPSTSQYADFGSFYVGRRFPPADLPALLAGERVPTDDGETADAGDADAAPVHPADATAGGHGDDGSHAGEGGHGRAEDGGPGHGEAAGDADGRGGAHPGSAAEGDHPHGESEEVTDMAARLGQLGLQAGSDFGAGDYAVLLRSEADAQELAAEVDGLRSNFDHYDSHVGTAVRAADGEAVVASVWNAERAADTAEGFLTDLPGVGEVLRGPVDDAPDREEGAGADGGAEDTEGAHTGDEDATSIREELAEMDVYAGTPHGEDVYALVLYSEADPGTLLEEVTDLREGFDRYDTHEGTHVYEDHDGGASAVVSLWETADAADTASGFLTDLPGVVGWADEGEGFGTMGMFYTVKPEYREEFAETFESVGDLLTEMDGHRETSLLVNREDDNDMFIASRWDSREDAMGFFRSEKFAETLDWGRDVLADRPRHVFLA, encoded by the coding sequence ATGCCCGACAGACGCGACCCGCCGCCCACCGACGAGGGCTGGTACGTGCTCCACGACTTCCGGACCGTCGACTGGGACGCCTGGCGCTCGACGCCCGAGCGCGACCGCCGCCGGGCCGTCGAGGAGGCCGTCGACCACCTCCAGTCGACGGCGGCCGTCGAGGACGCCGAGGACGGTGCTTCGGCGGTGTACTCCGTGCTCGGCCACAAGGCCGACCTCCTCCTGCTCCACATGCGGCCCTCGACGGCCGACATCGGCGCCCTCGAACGGCGATTCGAGGCGACGGACTTCGCCGAGTTCACGGAGCGCGCGACCTCTTTCGTCTCCGTCACGGAGGCCTCGGGCTACTCCGAGCGCGCACGGGACTACTTCACCGGCGACCTCGACGAGGACTCCGGGCTGTACAACTACATCCAGACCCGGCTGAAACCCGCCGTGCCGGACGCGACGCACGTCTGTTTCTACCCGATGGACAAGCGCCGCCAGCCCGACCAGAACTGGTACGACCTGTCCTTCGAGGAACGCGCCGAGCACATGGACGCCCACGGCGACATCGGCCGCGATCACGCGGGCCAGGTCCAGCAGATGATCACCGGGGCCATCGCCATCGACGACTGGGAGTGGGGCGTCACCTTGTGGGGCGACGACCTCACCGACATGAAGGACCTCCTCTACGAGATGCGTTTCGACCCTTCGACCTCGCAGTACGCCGACTTCGGGTCCTTCTACGTCGGCCGGCGGTTCCCGCCGGCGGACCTGCCGGCGCTTCTGGCCGGCGAACGCGTTCCAACCGACGACGGGGAGACAGCAGACGCCGGTGACGCCGACGCGGCGCCGGTCCACCCCGCGGACGCGACGGCCGGCGGTCACGGCGACGACGGCAGCCACGCCGGCGAAGGGGGTCACGGGCGCGCTGAGGACGGGGGTCCCGGTCACGGCGAGGCCGCGGGCGACGCGGACGGCCGCGGTGGCGCACACCCCGGCAGCGCCGCCGAGGGCGACCACCCACACGGCGAGAGCGAGGAGGTCACCGACATGGCAGCCCGGCTCGGCCAACTCGGCCTCCAGGCCGGCTCGGACTTCGGGGCCGGCGACTACGCCGTCCTCCTCCGTTCGGAGGCCGACGCCCAGGAACTGGCGGCGGAGGTCGACGGGCTGCGGTCGAACTTCGACCACTACGACTCCCACGTCGGGACCGCTGTCCGGGCGGCCGACGGCGAGGCCGTGGTCGCCAGCGTCTGGAACGCCGAGCGCGCCGCCGACACCGCAGAGGGCTTCCTGACCGACCTTCCCGGCGTCGGGGAGGTCCTCCGCGGGCCAGTCGATGACGCACCCGACCGGGAGGAGGGTGCCGGAGCGGATGGCGGTGCGGAAGACACTGAGGGCGCCCACACCGGCGACGAGGACGCCACGAGCATCCGCGAGGAGCTCGCGGAGATGGACGTCTACGCCGGCACCCCCCACGGCGAGGACGTCTACGCGCTGGTGCTGTACTCGGAGGCCGACCCCGGGACGCTCCTCGAGGAGGTGACCGACCTCCGCGAGGGCTTCGACCGCTACGATACCCACGAGGGGACCCACGTCTACGAGGACCACGACGGGGGCGCCTCGGCGGTCGTCAGCCTCTGGGAGACCGCCGACGCCGCCGACACTGCCAGCGGTTTCCTGACTGACCTCCCCGGGGTCGTCGGCTGGGCCGACGAGGGCGAGGGTTTCGGGACGATGGGGATGTTCTACACGGTCAAGCCGGAGTACCGCGAGGAGTTCGCCGAGACCTTCGAGTCGGTCGGTGACCTGCTGACCGAGATGGACGGCCACCGCGAGACGAGCCTGCTGGTCAACCGCGAGGACGACAACGACATGTTCATCGCCAGCCGGTGGGACTCCCGGGAGGACGCGATGGGCTTTTTCCGCTCCGAGAAGTTCGCCGAGACGCTGGACTGGGGTCGCGACGTCCTCGCGGACCGGCCCCGGCACGTATTTCTGGCCTGA
- a CDS encoding site-2 protease family protein — MVGTLELVLIGFGVYVLALLALQARGVLPDYVRVSGPLVTLHTGRGKAFLDRLAKRRRFWRAWGNVGLGITVVVMLFAAVFLVLSAYLVLSAPEQTRAVEPQNALVIPGVNDFLPLSAAPDIVFGLLVGMVVHEGGHGLLCRVEDIDIDSMGVALLGFIPLGAFVEPDEESRVKADRGAQSRMFAAGVTNNFVVTALAFALLAGPVAGAIAVAPGVAVGGAYPGSAAADAGLGHSDVITAVNGTDVENRTELEAALADVESAAVEVDLHDGSTVTVQRRVLAVEFVPEVLNVSSGEAPVIEAVNGTPVRTEAEFAAAVENRTVATLETSRGSVTVPLGAYSARVTPDSPLVDEGVPENASAVITGVGDTRVRTAADLREALDAVGAGGSTSVTLFVDGQRRTVDVTLEDGVLGVAGVAPGVSGVVPDDFGVREYPAAGFLALLDGSHPQIQGQSGLFASIIVHLGWLLGLPIASLAGSPFNFAGFTGGVADFYVVQGPLAGLGGGVFLLANLLFWTGWINLNLGIFNCIPAFPLDGGHLTRTSTEAVVSRLPLPNRRQLTSAVTTVVSLTMLGALVMMFVGPQLLA; from the coding sequence ATGGTCGGTACGCTCGAGCTGGTCCTCATCGGATTCGGGGTCTACGTACTCGCCCTCCTGGCGCTGCAGGCCCGCGGCGTCCTCCCGGATTACGTCCGTGTCTCCGGCCCGCTCGTGACGCTGCACACCGGCCGGGGGAAAGCCTTCCTCGACCGGCTCGCGAAACGGCGCCGCTTCTGGCGGGCCTGGGGGAACGTCGGGCTCGGGATCACCGTCGTCGTCATGCTGTTTGCCGCGGTCTTCCTGGTGCTCTCGGCGTATCTCGTGCTCTCCGCACCCGAACAGACCCGGGCCGTCGAGCCACAGAACGCCCTCGTGATACCTGGCGTCAACGACTTCCTCCCGCTGTCGGCCGCCCCCGACATCGTCTTCGGCCTGCTGGTCGGGATGGTCGTCCACGAGGGCGGCCACGGCCTGCTCTGTCGCGTCGAGGATATCGACATCGACTCGATGGGCGTCGCGCTGCTCGGGTTCATCCCGCTGGGTGCGTTCGTCGAGCCCGACGAGGAGAGCCGGGTGAAAGCCGACCGCGGCGCCCAGAGCCGGATGTTCGCCGCCGGCGTCACGAACAACTTCGTCGTCACCGCGCTCGCCTTCGCGCTGCTGGCCGGCCCGGTCGCGGGCGCCATCGCGGTCGCCCCGGGGGTCGCGGTCGGCGGTGCCTACCCGGGTTCGGCGGCCGCCGACGCCGGCCTGGGCCACAGCGACGTCATCACCGCCGTCAACGGGACCGACGTCGAGAACCGGACGGAACTCGAAGCGGCGCTGGCCGACGTCGAGAGCGCGGCCGTCGAGGTCGACCTGCACGACGGCTCGACGGTCACCGTCCAGCGCCGCGTCCTCGCCGTCGAGTTCGTCCCCGAGGTACTGAACGTCAGCAGCGGCGAAGCGCCGGTCATCGAGGCGGTCAACGGCACGCCGGTCCGCACCGAGGCCGAGTTCGCCGCGGCGGTCGAGAACCGGACCGTCGCGACCCTCGAGACCAGCCGGGGGTCCGTCACGGTCCCGCTCGGGGCCTACTCCGCGCGGGTGACCCCCGACAGCCCGCTCGTCGACGAGGGCGTCCCGGAGAACGCCTCCGCCGTCATCACGGGGGTCGGTGACACCCGCGTCCGGACCGCCGCCGACCTGCGGGAGGCACTCGACGCCGTGGGGGCCGGCGGGTCGACATCGGTCACGCTCTTCGTCGACGGCCAGCGCCGGACCGTCGACGTGACACTCGAGGACGGCGTGCTCGGGGTCGCGGGCGTCGCCCCCGGCGTGTCGGGGGTCGTCCCGGACGACTTCGGGGTCCGGGAGTACCCCGCTGCGGGCTTCCTCGCGCTGCTTGACGGGTCACACCCGCAGATCCAGGGCCAGAGCGGCCTGTTCGCGTCGATCATCGTCCACCTGGGCTGGCTGCTGGGGCTGCCGATCGCGTCGCTTGCGGGCTCGCCGTTCAACTTCGCCGGCTTCACCGGCGGGGTCGCGGACTTCTACGTGGTCCAGGGGCCGCTGGCCGGGCTCGGCGGCGGCGTGTTCCTGCTCGCGAACCTGCTGTTCTGGACGGGGTGGATCAACCTCAACCTCGGCATCTTCAACTGTATCCCCGCGTTCCCGCTGGACGGCGGCCACCTCACTCGGACCAGCACGGAGGCGGTCGTCTCCCGGCTGCCGCTGCCCAACCGCCGGCAGCTGACCTCCGCCGTCACGACCGTCGTCTCGCTGACCATGCTCGGCGCGCTCGTCATGATGTTCGTCGGCCCGCAGTTGCTCGCGTGA
- the lysS gene encoding lysine--tRNA ligase has translation MTDDDLPDPYGTASSTDRPFWADAVADVIEAREPEEPVVIKGGVSPSGVPHIGHFNEILRGYFVAESLRDRGYEVRQVFTADDKDRLRAVPRRLADLDWNVVGLGEVDAGALGRNLGKPYTAIPDPFGCCDSYGAHFTRLLQDSADRLGVEVDMVSNTELYGTGEFEAVTRHVLANRERAREVLADFQEKVDDDYVPFFAECSECGQLTETITGVDLEAGTVAYRCTDSEADGDVIEGCGHEGTATLREGKLPWRFEWPAQWKLLGVDFEPFGKDHAEGSWPSGVAIAREVLDVEPPVPMVYEWFTLDGEPLSSSAGNVLTVDEALTFLEPEVLKYFFTKEPLKQRDFSVEGVDQLVDEFDRFERVYFGELEAGEEERARAERAYPMVVDEPRAERVRIPYTFAAVLGMTDDPAVREEIARKEGHVPEDAPEWAVEAALARVERAREWARRTGNAFDYELKRTELPEVDFDPETERALDELADFVAEGHDGETIQGEIYETAKRHDLDIGEFFSAGYRLFFDDDKGPQLGPFLAKLDREFVVDRLRRDR, from the coding sequence ATGACCGACGACGACCTCCCCGACCCGTACGGGACCGCCAGCAGCACCGACCGCCCCTTCTGGGCCGACGCCGTCGCCGACGTCATCGAGGCCCGCGAGCCCGAGGAGCCGGTCGTAATCAAGGGCGGCGTCTCGCCCTCCGGCGTCCCGCACATCGGCCACTTCAACGAGATCCTCCGGGGCTACTTCGTCGCGGAGTCACTCCGGGACCGCGGGTACGAGGTCCGCCAGGTCTTCACCGCCGACGACAAGGACCGCCTGCGCGCCGTCCCCCGCCGCCTGGCGGACCTGGACTGGAACGTCGTCGGCCTGGGGGAAGTCGACGCGGGCGCGCTCGGGCGCAACCTCGGCAAGCCCTACACCGCGATCCCCGACCCCTTCGGCTGCTGTGACTCCTACGGGGCACACTTCACCCGGCTGCTCCAGGACAGCGCCGACCGGCTGGGCGTCGAGGTCGACATGGTATCGAACACCGAGCTCTACGGGACCGGCGAGTTCGAGGCCGTCACCCGTCACGTGCTCGCGAACCGCGAGCGCGCCCGGGAGGTCCTCGCCGACTTCCAGGAGAAGGTCGACGACGACTACGTCCCCTTCTTCGCGGAGTGTAGCGAGTGTGGCCAGCTCACCGAGACCATCACCGGCGTCGACCTCGAGGCGGGGACGGTCGCCTACCGGTGCACGGACAGCGAGGCCGACGGCGACGTCATCGAGGGGTGTGGCCACGAGGGGACGGCCACGCTGCGGGAAGGCAAACTCCCCTGGCGGTTCGAGTGGCCCGCCCAGTGGAAGCTGCTGGGCGTGGATTTCGAGCCCTTCGGGAAGGACCACGCCGAGGGCTCCTGGCCGAGCGGCGTCGCCATCGCCCGGGAGGTGCTCGACGTCGAGCCGCCCGTGCCGATGGTCTACGAGTGGTTCACGCTGGACGGCGAGCCGCTCTCCTCCTCCGCGGGGAACGTCCTCACCGTCGACGAGGCGCTGACCTTCCTCGAGCCCGAGGTCCTGAAGTACTTCTTCACGAAGGAGCCGCTGAAACAGCGCGATTTCAGCGTCGAGGGCGTCGACCAGCTGGTCGACGAGTTCGACCGCTTCGAGCGGGTCTACTTCGGGGAACTCGAGGCCGGTGAGGAGGAGCGGGCCCGCGCCGAGCGCGCCTATCCGATGGTCGTCGACGAGCCACGCGCCGAGCGGGTGCGGATCCCCTACACCTTCGCCGCGGTGCTGGGGATGACCGACGACCCCGCCGTACGCGAGGAGATCGCCCGCAAGGAGGGACACGTCCCCGAGGACGCCCCGGAGTGGGCCGTCGAGGCGGCGCTCGCCCGCGTCGAGCGCGCCCGGGAGTGGGCCCGCCGGACCGGCAACGCCTTCGACTACGAGCTCAAGCGCACCGAGTTGCCGGAGGTGGACTTCGACCCCGAGACCGAGCGGGCGCTCGACGAGCTGGCTGACTTCGTCGCCGAGGGCCACGACGGCGAGACGATCCAGGGTGAGATCTACGAGACGGCCAAGCGCCACGACCTCGACATCGGCGAGTTCTTCTCGGCCGGCTACCGCCTCTTTTTCGACGACGACAAGGGGCCACAGCTGGGCCCGTTCCTCGCGAAGCTCGACCGGGAGTTCGTCGTCGACCGGCTGCGACGGGATCGGTGA
- the pyrH gene encoding UMP kinase, with product MRVVVSVGGSVLVPDLDSSRVAGYAAAVEQLLDAGHEVCVVVGGGATAREYIGAARELGANETELDHLGIAVTRLNARLLIAALDERAVSAPATDHGAARTALRRGDVPVMGGTEAGHTTDAVATALAEYVDADLLVYATSVPGVFDADPEADPEATKYSRIGVDDLVALVAEMDIDAGSNAPVDLLATKLLQRAGLRAVVLDGSDPEAVVAAVDGDHDGTDIEPR from the coding sequence ATGAGAGTGGTCGTCTCCGTCGGCGGGAGCGTTCTCGTGCCGGACCTGGATTCCTCGCGCGTCGCCGGCTACGCCGCGGCCGTCGAGCAGCTGCTGGACGCGGGTCACGAGGTGTGCGTGGTGGTCGGCGGGGGGGCGACGGCCCGCGAATACATCGGCGCCGCGCGCGAACTCGGAGCCAACGAGACCGAACTCGACCACCTCGGCATCGCGGTGACGCGGCTCAACGCCCGGCTGCTGATCGCCGCCCTCGACGAGCGGGCCGTCTCGGCGCCCGCGACCGACCACGGGGCGGCCCGGACCGCGCTCCGCCGGGGCGATGTCCCCGTGATGGGCGGCACCGAGGCCGGCCACACGACCGACGCCGTCGCCACCGCGCTGGCGGAGTACGTCGACGCCGACCTGCTCGTCTACGCGACCAGCGTCCCCGGCGTGTTCGACGCCGACCCCGAGGCCGACCCCGAGGCGACGAAGTACAGCCGGATCGGCGTCGACGACCTGGTGGCGCTAGTCGCCGAGATGGACATCGACGCCGGGAGCAACGCGCCCGTCGACTTGCTGGCGACGAAACTCCTCCAGCGCGCCGGCCTCCGTGCGGTCGTGCTCGACGGAAGCGACCCCGAGGCCGTCGTCGCGGCCGTCGACGGCGACCACGACGGAACCGACATCGAACCACGATGA